The following proteins are co-located in the Pedobacter frigiditerrae genome:
- a CDS encoding CHAT domain-containing protein — translation MKNLSFSAIKGFLVLTLIILSISTKAQVAKTVVRNFNFKVDYVYYGKADSVYLFIYEGGKLGVKVGQQGKVFGTYSSAKPNRSQKELGFSTIVKVMGDTIIAKTTLYKPNIADERAMANDYLSLDINLPQNNYNSLFYDLALMQITFLDNSRDKLYSLKQILTKDSKPLEDSIITRSIVDIKSIYDMVKDDDKYKSLKVKMTDGRYKGRTVLDVMAKTNKTDIIGFLKFVKSYPGKYIGTSWKMGEVFATWVINNAPLNNQEVLDSVKHYATDKIRYEKFLVANRSIIVKDEYLKSWVVIALDKTNDGKNLEADNLLKETLKAGTFLKDTSGLGFYHYIQAQIYQDKQQYLQAIVHTNKAIEFFRQSKYWEYYIKLKLKRIYIEVMLSDFVAATKTYNELENDFKDYKTQLEPTLFTSLLAQHYGYYGYSLKRKGDLNEAKIYYGKSADEYQKLEDFSSKVANALARENVADILTNQNNYEEAVSVYDSLIVVYKTLNQSDKRSYAINSKAYAYSKMGKYDKNIEFANEALAIQLKTEDWNKAGYSYSQIGQSQWSLGKFNEAVAAHKQSILYRKKGNNFEGMGYSYSKLGSLYIEIGDKVKAIAALDSAKISYTKAGLKDKLAEIDGSIGDIYIKDKNIPKAIVHYLAAYESLKALGLKQEMAKQLYNIADAAYWDDMVQSRKYYTLSYDLYKAIGIKDQMLYCLLNLGNLDTREKKYDSAEKYFIQALAISKEINGKREQAITYRKLADAANTRLNLVDAISKYEQSLAIFKEIDEKSEQSSVLLSIGYANVSLGKFNNAETVMQQALDISKSTNNYAGKADAFAALSDLHQLKGEFTESKVLIDSCFKIYKQLNNAYQIANTHILAGNYYNRISDNINAIKSYTAADSLFKVEKSPDSRFTTLNNIGTIYFYQADYPQALNYFNQANAIIKAQPVVTENTLLVTTNLGEVYYHQKNYIEAEKILLLSLKLCNEKNAVRSKSSATMVLGKLYYDKKDYANAIINLQNTYQYSKSTKENSQLIESSLYLGKVAMAQKKDAEAAKYFDEAIVNSVRVGESKNLWEALYSRGLMFYNENKLDSATVYFKRAVTSVEGTGKNIFGGAAAKKIFAADEKKVSLYNNLISTLIKVGKTDEALEYTSRSNIQAIKEKMNGVVAMSNNTEKSAAIKQQTQLTNTVASVEENIAKEKAKPAAEQNKEKIVSLQKVQQFAQKQLLNFLDSMVKVHKDFNDNFTKSVNPEQLKEFKSSIPPEMAVLLYVVQGDQLIIFTLTNESTKAKVVSINGTDFSAQVKDFSVALKQPFKDKNAAPLNLRGVKVTNSAQSSRSIAETGTSLYEALIDPITADIANKTQLCIINNGELSSIPFQAIGKKNDKGTFRYLVEDYTIFYTNSLSIFTKKKPDSIKGMSFVAYGNPDHSLPNAENEVKEINKIITTAKVYIGDSATEDMAQESLGSKKIIHFATHGILDYSDFSKTFLKFAKSTNNDGKLTIQEIKGLEISDCDLVTLSACETAVTQTVNKGWYVSPANSLLVSGVKSVVASLWSVDDEATSLLMSAFYENMGKSMPKAQALRKAQETLSHNPKFAHPFYWGAFILYGEWR, via the coding sequence TCTTCTGCTAAACCAAATCGCTCACAAAAAGAGCTAGGTTTTAGTACAATTGTTAAAGTAATGGGCGATACTATAATTGCTAAAACAACACTGTATAAGCCCAATATTGCCGATGAAAGAGCAATGGCAAATGATTATTTGAGTTTAGATATTAATCTGCCTCAAAACAATTATAATAGTCTATTTTATGACTTAGCATTAATGCAAATCACGTTTCTAGATAACTCTAGGGACAAATTATATTCATTAAAGCAAATCCTTACAAAAGATTCAAAGCCTCTTGAAGATTCTATCATTACCAGAAGCATAGTTGATATTAAATCAATTTATGATATGGTTAAGGATGATGACAAGTATAAGAGTCTTAAGGTGAAAATGACAGATGGGAGGTATAAAGGGAGAACAGTTTTGGATGTTATGGCTAAAACAAACAAAACGGATATCATTGGATTCTTGAAATTTGTTAAATCTTATCCTGGTAAATACATTGGAACTAGCTGGAAAATGGGTGAAGTTTTTGCCACTTGGGTTATCAATAATGCGCCATTAAATAATCAAGAAGTGCTAGATTCTGTAAAACACTATGCAACAGATAAAATAAGGTATGAAAAGTTCCTTGTAGCAAACAGAAGTATAATTGTTAAAGACGAATATTTAAAATCTTGGGTAGTAATAGCATTGGATAAAACAAATGATGGCAAGAATTTAGAAGCAGATAACTTATTAAAAGAAACCCTTAAAGCAGGAACGTTTCTAAAAGATACTTCAGGGTTAGGGTTTTATCATTATATACAGGCTCAAATTTATCAAGATAAGCAACAATATTTACAGGCTATTGTACATACCAACAAGGCTATTGAGTTTTTTAGGCAATCAAAATATTGGGAATATTATATCAAACTAAAACTTAAAAGAATTTACATTGAAGTTATGCTTAGTGATTTTGTAGCTGCAACAAAAACTTACAATGAGCTCGAAAATGATTTTAAAGATTACAAAACACAACTTGAACCAACTCTATTTACGAGTTTATTGGCACAACATTATGGTTATTATGGTTATTCTCTAAAAAGAAAAGGAGATTTAAATGAAGCTAAAATCTATTATGGAAAATCTGCAGATGAATATCAAAAACTCGAAGACTTTTCCAGTAAAGTAGCAAATGCCTTGGCGAGAGAAAATGTTGCCGATATTTTAACGAATCAAAATAATTACGAAGAAGCTGTTTCTGTTTACGACTCATTAATAGTGGTTTACAAGACTTTAAATCAATCTGATAAACGCTCGTATGCCATAAATAGTAAAGCTTATGCTTATAGTAAAATGGGCAAATATGATAAAAACATCGAGTTTGCAAATGAAGCTTTAGCGATTCAATTAAAAACTGAAGATTGGAATAAAGCAGGTTATAGTTACTCGCAAATAGGTCAATCTCAATGGAGCTTAGGTAAATTTAATGAAGCTGTTGCAGCACATAAACAATCAATTTTATACAGAAAAAAAGGGAATAATTTTGAAGGGATGGGTTATTCCTATTCTAAATTAGGTAGTCTGTATATTGAAATTGGCGATAAAGTAAAAGCCATTGCCGCTTTAGATAGTGCTAAAATATCCTATACAAAAGCTGGATTAAAAGATAAATTGGCAGAAATAGATGGCTCTATTGGAGATATCTATATAAAAGATAAAAATATTCCAAAAGCAATTGTACATTATTTAGCAGCTTATGAAAGCTTAAAAGCACTTGGGCTAAAACAAGAAATGGCAAAGCAATTGTATAATATAGCAGATGCAGCTTATTGGGATGATATGGTGCAATCTCGTAAATATTATACCTTATCTTATGATTTGTACAAGGCGATTGGTATAAAAGACCAAATGTTATACTGCTTGTTGAATCTTGGGAATTTAGATACTAGAGAAAAGAAATATGATAGTGCAGAAAAGTATTTTATTCAGGCATTAGCCATCTCAAAAGAGATTAATGGTAAAAGAGAACAAGCTATAACATACAGAAAGTTAGCTGATGCCGCAAATACAAGACTTAATTTAGTGGATGCAATTTCTAAATATGAACAGTCACTAGCTATTTTTAAAGAGATTGACGAGAAATCAGAGCAGTCTAGTGTTTTATTATCAATTGGTTACGCTAATGTTTCTTTAGGTAAGTTTAACAATGCTGAAACTGTAATGCAACAAGCGTTGGACATATCTAAATCAACAAATAATTATGCCGGCAAGGCCGATGCCTTCGCAGCATTATCAGATTTACATCAGTTAAAAGGAGAATTCACAGAATCTAAAGTGTTGATTGATAGTTGTTTTAAAATTTACAAACAGTTGAATAACGCTTATCAAATTGCTAATACACATATTCTTGCTGGTAATTATTACAATAGAATTTCAGATAATATCAATGCCATTAAAAGCTATACAGCAGCAGATAGTCTTTTTAAAGTAGAGAAATCGCCAGATAGTCGCTTTACAACTTTAAACAATATTGGAACGATTTATTTTTATCAAGCAGATTATCCACAAGCCTTAAATTATTTTAATCAAGCAAATGCAATTATAAAAGCTCAACCTGTGGTAACAGAAAACACATTGTTGGTTACTACTAATTTGGGCGAGGTTTATTATCATCAGAAGAACTACATAGAGGCAGAAAAGATTTTGTTATTGTCTTTAAAGCTTTGCAACGAGAAGAATGCAGTACGTTCAAAATCTAGTGCTACAATGGTTTTAGGTAAGTTGTATTATGATAAAAAAGATTATGCTAACGCTATTATTAATCTGCAGAATACTTATCAATACTCAAAATCAACAAAAGAAAATAGCCAATTGATAGAATCATCTTTATACTTAGGTAAAGTTGCAATGGCTCAAAAGAAAGATGCAGAAGCTGCTAAATATTTTGATGAAGCAATTGTAAATTCGGTTAGGGTAGGAGAAAGCAAAAATTTATGGGAAGCACTTTACAGTCGAGGATTAATGTTTTATAATGAGAATAAACTCGATTCTGCCACGGTATATTTTAAAAGAGCAGTAACTAGTGTAGAAGGTACTGGCAAAAATATATTTGGTGGTGCTGCTGCCAAAAAAATCTTTGCTGCTGATGAGAAAAAAGTAAGTCTTTATAATAATTTAATTTCTACACTCATAAAAGTTGGTAAAACCGATGAGGCATTGGAGTATACAAGTAGAAGTAACATTCAAGCCATTAAAGAGAAGATGAATGGAGTTGTTGCCATGAGTAATAATACAGAGAAATCTGCTGCCATAAAACAACAAACTCAATTAACTAATACTGTTGCATCAGTAGAAGAAAACATAGCCAAAGAAAAGGCAAAACCAGCAGCAGAACAGAATAAAGAAAAAATCGTTTCGCTACAAAAAGTTCAACAATTTGCCCAGAAGCAATTACTTAACTTTTTAGATAGTATGGTTAAGGTGCATAAAGATTTTAATGATAATTTTACTAAAAGCGTTAATCCAGAGCAGCTTAAAGAATTTAAGTCTTCTATTCCACCGGAAATGGCGGTATTGCTATACGTAGTTCAAGGCGACCAGCTTATTATTTTTACCTTAACAAACGAAAGTACTAAAGCCAAGGTGGTGAGTATTAATGGAACAGATTTTTCTGCTCAGGTTAAAGATTTTAGCGTAGCCTTAAAACAGCCATTTAAAGATAAAAATGCGGCTCCATTAAACTTAAGAGGAGTTAAAGTCACCAATTCAGCACAATCATCTCGTTCTATTGCAGAAACTGGAACTAGTTTATACGAAGCGCTTATCGACCCAATAACAGCAGATATTGCTAATAAAACTCAGCTTTGTATTATTAATAATGGCGAATTGAGCAGTATTCCATTTCAAGCTATTGGTAAGAAAAATGACAAGGGAACTTTCAGATATTTGGTAGAAGACTATACGATTTTTTACACTAACAGTTTATCAATCTTTACAAAGAAAAAACCTGATTCAATTAAAGGGATGAGTTTTGTTGCTTACGGCAATCCTGACCATAGCTTGCCAAATGCAGAAAACGAGGTTAAGGAAATCAATAAAATCATAACAACTGCTAAGGTTTACATTGGCGATTCTGCCACAGAAGATATGGCTCAAGAAAGCCTTGGCTCAAAAAAAATCATCCATTTTGCTACCCATGGTATTTTAGATTACAGTGATTTTTCTAAAACCTTTTTAAAGTTCGCAAAATCAACTAATAATGATGGTAAATTAACTATACAAGAAATTAAAGGGCTCGAAATTTCAGATTGTGATTTAGTTACCTTATCAGCTTGTGAAACGGCAGTAACACAAACAGTGAATAAAGGATGGTATGTTTCTCCTGCAAATTCACTTTTAGTAAGTGGGGTAAAATCTGTAGTAGCATCGCTTTGGTCTGTAGATGATGAAGCAACAAGTTTGCTAATGAGTGCATTTTACGAAAACATGGGCAAATCTATGCCAAAAGCGCAAGCATTGAGGAAAGCTCAGGAAACCTTAAGTCACAATCCAAAATTTGCACATCCATTTTATTGGGGAGCATTTATTTTGTACGGAGAGTGGCGTTAA
- a CDS encoding prolipoprotein diacylglyceryl transferase, giving the protein MFPTVSHFISYLFGVDIPLPFNTFGVFVALAFVAGYWAFTKELKRKEALGLIHPTKRIITVGEPASISDILLNAFFGFLIGYKIVYAIINYKLFVNDQQGVLLSAKGNIIGGIILAIVFAYWDYSEKQKTKLPKPKKVEVTVHPHEVMSSMVVWAAVWGFLGAKIFDNLEHWDTFIKDPIGGLFSFTGLTFYGGLICGGAAVLYIARKNGIKPLHMLDVGGPGMMLAYSVGRIGCHLSGDGDWGIPNLNPKPFTWLPDWAWAYTYPNNVAREGNHIAGCIGNYCNELAQPVYPTPIYEVVLAFILFIILWKIRERIKLPGMMFGIYLILNGIERFSIELIRVNKKLGTIAGFSFTQAELIAALLFIGGWLLVIYSIKNKEKNANY; this is encoded by the coding sequence ATGTTTCCAACCGTTTCGCATTTCATATCTTACCTTTTTGGTGTGGATATTCCTCTTCCATTTAACACTTTCGGCGTTTTTGTAGCATTGGCATTTGTTGCTGGCTATTGGGCATTTACAAAAGAATTGAAGCGAAAAGAAGCTTTAGGCTTAATTCATCCAACCAAAAGGATAATTACTGTCGGAGAACCAGCAAGTATCTCAGATATCTTATTGAATGCATTTTTTGGCTTTCTAATTGGTTATAAAATTGTTTATGCCATCATTAATTATAAACTATTTGTAAACGACCAGCAAGGAGTTTTACTTTCAGCCAAAGGAAATATAATTGGGGGTATAATTTTAGCCATCGTATTTGCCTACTGGGATTATAGCGAGAAACAAAAAACAAAATTGCCTAAACCAAAAAAAGTTGAAGTGACCGTGCATCCTCACGAAGTGATGAGCAGTATGGTAGTTTGGGCAGCAGTTTGGGGTTTTTTAGGCGCAAAGATTTTCGATAATTTAGAACATTGGGATACTTTTATTAAAGACCCAATTGGCGGATTATTCTCTTTTACAGGTTTAACCTTCTACGGTGGCTTAATTTGTGGTGGTGCCGCAGTATTGTACATTGCTCGTAAAAATGGTATCAAACCATTACACATGTTAGATGTTGGCGGACCAGGAATGATGTTGGCTTATAGCGTTGGTCGTATTGGCTGTCATTTATCAGGAGATGGGGATTGGGGAATTCCAAACTTAAATCCTAAGCCATTTACTTGGTTGCCTGATTGGGCATGGGCATACACTTACCCAAATAACGTAGCTAGAGAAGGCAATCATATTGCTGGCTGTATTGGTAATTATTGTAATGAATTAGCTCAGCCTGTTTATCCAACTCCAATTTATGAAGTTGTTTTAGCTTTTATTTTATTCATCATTTTATGGAAAATTCGTGAACGCATTAAATTACCTGGAATGATGTTTGGAATTTATTTGATTTTAAATGGCATCGAGCGCTTTAGCATTGAACTCATCAGGGTAAATAAAAAATTAGGAACGATTGCTGGATTTTCATTTACACAAGCAGAATTAATTGCGGCTTTACTATTTATCGGTGGCTGGTTGTTAGTTATCTATTCCATTAAAAACAAAGAGAAAAACGCAAATTATTAA
- a CDS encoding inositol monophosphatase family protein has translation MNYELLCSKVVAATRLTGNFIRKESMAFDSNSIEYKGLNDMVSYVDKNAEKQLVKNLSKILPGSGFITEEDTENITDRTFTWIIDPLDGTTNFIHGIPTYSVSVALYEEDKPIIGVVYEINRGEMFATYKGGPALLNNKEIRVSKAENLTQSLLATGFPYYQFDKQPQYIQLFTDMMQKCHGLRRIGSAAVDLAYVACGRFDAYFEYNLNSYDVAAGAYLVQQAGGQIMNFTGGDEFLQTREVLATNGLLTEEILATIKKYF, from the coding sequence ATGAATTACGAATTATTATGCTCAAAGGTTGTCGCTGCAACGCGATTAACAGGTAATTTTATCCGTAAAGAGTCTATGGCTTTTGATTCAAATTCGATTGAATATAAAGGCTTAAACGATATGGTTTCTTATGTGGATAAAAATGCAGAGAAACAGCTGGTTAAAAATTTATCTAAAATATTGCCAGGTTCTGGTTTTATAACTGAAGAAGATACAGAGAATATAACCGACAGAACTTTTACTTGGATAATTGACCCTTTAGATGGAACAACTAACTTCATCCATGGCATTCCTACTTATTCGGTTAGTGTTGCGCTTTATGAAGAAGATAAACCTATTATTGGTGTAGTTTATGAAATTAATAGGGGTGAAATGTTTGCTACTTATAAAGGCGGACCAGCCCTATTAAACAATAAAGAAATAAGAGTATCCAAAGCTGAAAACCTTACACAAAGTTTATTGGCAACTGGATTTCCATATTATCAGTTTGACAAGCAACCACAATACATTCAACTTTTTACAGATATGATGCAGAAATGCCATGGCTTAAGAAGAATAGGTTCTGCAGCTGTAGATTTAGCTTACGTTGCCTGTGGAAGATTTGATGCTTATTTTGAATATAATCTTAACTCTTATGATGTTGCTGCAGGAGCTTACCTGGTTCAGCAAGCCGGCGGTCAAATCATGAACTTTACTGGTGGAGATGAGTTTTTACAAACTAGAGAAGTTTTAGCTACTAATGGTTTGTTAACGGAAGAGATTTTAGCTACGATTAAGAAATATTTTTAA
- a CDS encoding NifU family protein: protein MTINVYTEQTPNPATMKFMVNKLLINGSEDFATKESAEHSPFAKELFKFNFVSGVFFASNFVTITKTEDAEWADIEAILKEFVKGAVESELKIKENTAEEAPAFEGSELEIKIQQILHDYVRPAVEQDGGAISYKSFDEGVVTVELRGSCSGCPSSTITLKSGIQNLLQRMVPEVKEVVSMAL from the coding sequence ATGACTATTAACGTATATACAGAGCAAACCCCAAATCCAGCTACAATGAAGTTTATGGTTAATAAACTTTTAATTAACGGTAGCGAAGATTTTGCAACAAAAGAAAGTGCTGAGCATTCTCCTTTTGCTAAAGAATTGTTCAAGTTTAACTTTGTGAGTGGTGTATTTTTTGCAAGTAACTTTGTAACTATCACTAAAACCGAAGACGCTGAATGGGCTGATATCGAAGCTATCTTAAAAGAATTTGTTAAAGGCGCAGTAGAATCAGAACTTAAGATAAAAGAAAACACCGCCGAAGAAGCACCAGCTTTTGAAGGAAGTGAACTAGAAATTAAAATTCAACAAATATTACATGATTACGTTCGTCCGGCTGTAGAGCAAGATGGTGGCGCAATTAGTTATAAATCATTTGATGAAGGCGTTGTTACTGTAGAATTGAGAGGTTCTTGCAGTGGTTGTCCATCATCTACAATTACTTTAAAATCTGGAATCCAGAACTTATTACAGAGAATGGTTCCTGAGGTTAAGGAAGTTGTTTCGATGGCATTATAG
- the purB gene encoding adenylosuccinate lyase — translation MTLSSLQAISPVDGRYRKTTAKLADYFSESALIKYRVFVEIEYFIALVEAKIPGLENFDTSLYPKLKAIHQNFNDVDAQQVKDTESITNHDVKAVEYFIKTKFDELNLQPYKEFIHFGLTSQDINNTAIPYTFKLALEESYYPAIAELIEKIIALAKEWENVPLLAHTHGQPASPTKLGKEFMVFAERLNIQLQNLKVIPNSAKFGGATGNFNAHHIAYPKTNWVDFSNNFVNKILGLNRAQYTTQIEHYDQFAAQCDALKRINNIIIDLDRDIWAYISKNYFKQKIKEGEVGSSAMPHKVNPIDFENAEGNAGLANALFEFFAAKLPISRLQRDLTDSTVLRNIGVPMAHTIIAISSTLKGLNKIILNNDAIEADLENNWAVVAEAIQTVLRREAYPNPYEALKALTRTNQKITAQTMAVFIDELDVNDVIKAELKLITPFNYTGIF, via the coding sequence ATGACTTTATCTTCGCTTCAAGCTATATCTCCAGTAGATGGCCGTTATAGAAAAACCACCGCAAAACTTGCCGACTATTTTTCTGAATCTGCTTTAATCAAATATCGTGTTTTTGTAGAGATAGAATATTTTATCGCATTAGTTGAAGCTAAAATTCCTGGCCTAGAAAATTTTGACACCTCGCTTTATCCAAAACTAAAAGCTATACATCAAAACTTTAATGATGTAGATGCTCAACAAGTAAAAGATACCGAAAGTATTACCAACCATGATGTAAAAGCTGTTGAGTATTTCATTAAAACTAAGTTTGATGAGCTTAACTTACAACCGTATAAAGAGTTTATCCATTTTGGCTTAACTTCTCAAGACATTAATAATACTGCTATTCCATATACTTTTAAATTAGCATTAGAAGAGTCTTATTATCCAGCTATTGCTGAATTAATTGAGAAAATAATTGCTTTAGCTAAGGAATGGGAAAATGTTCCTTTATTAGCTCATACTCACGGACAACCTGCCTCTCCTACCAAATTAGGTAAAGAGTTTATGGTTTTTGCAGAAAGATTAAACATCCAATTGCAAAACTTAAAGGTAATTCCAAATAGCGCAAAGTTCGGTGGCGCAACAGGAAACTTTAATGCTCATCATATTGCTTATCCAAAAACAAATTGGGTAGACTTTTCTAATAACTTCGTGAATAAAATATTGGGATTAAACAGAGCTCAATACACCACTCAAATAGAACATTACGACCAATTTGCTGCACAATGTGATGCTTTGAAACGCATTAACAATATCATTATCGATTTAGACAGGGACATTTGGGCCTACATTTCTAAAAATTATTTTAAGCAAAAAATTAAGGAGGGAGAAGTTGGTTCATCGGCCATGCCACATAAAGTAAACCCAATCGATTTTGAAAATGCAGAAGGTAACGCTGGTTTAGCTAATGCTTTATTCGAATTTTTTGCAGCAAAACTACCTATCTCTCGTTTACAAAGAGATTTAACCGATTCTACTGTTTTGAGAAACATTGGCGTTCCAATGGCTCACACAATTATTGCCATTAGTTCTACTTTAAAAGGATTGAACAAAATCATCCTTAATAATGATGCAATTGAAGCTGATTTAGAAAATAACTGGGCAGTTGTTGCCGAGGCTATACAAACAGTTTTAAGACGCGAAGCTTATCCAAATCCTTATGAAGCATTAAAGGCTTTAACACGCACTAACCAAAAGATTACCGCTCAAACAATGGCAGTATTTATTGATGAGTTAGATGTAAATGATGTTATCAAAGCTGAATTGAAGTTAATTACGCCATTTAATTATACAGGGATATTCTAG
- a CDS encoding sigma-70 family RNA polymerase sigma factor produces MSFKLNSSVPTDREVVLGILNNSEEALNKLYAGYYPMVLQFILNNNGDEDDAKDVYQEAIIVLYNKIKTGNFELSSKLKTYIYSVSRRIWLKKLAQHSKKTNNIADFEDVLVVDEDVEQHEQKDMQFDKMKVALESLGEPCKTIIQDFYINSLSMQDICEKFGYTNTDNAKTQKYKCLQRLKKLFFQS; encoded by the coding sequence GTGAGTTTTAAGTTAAATAGTTCAGTTCCAACAGATAGAGAGGTAGTATTAGGTATACTTAACAACTCGGAAGAAGCGCTAAATAAGTTGTATGCAGGGTATTATCCGATGGTCTTACAATTTATTTTAAACAATAATGGCGATGAAGATGATGCGAAAGATGTGTATCAGGAAGCAATTATTGTTTTATATAACAAAATCAAAACTGGCAACTTTGAGCTAAGTAGTAAGCTAAAGACGTACATATATTCGGTTAGTCGCCGAATATGGTTAAAGAAACTAGCACAGCATAGCAAAAAGACAAATAACATAGCCGATTTTGAAGATGTTTTAGTAGTTGATGAAGATGTAGAACAGCATGAACAAAAAGACATGCAGTTTGATAAGATGAAAGTTGCCTTGGAAAGTTTAGGCGAACCTTGCAAAACGATTATTCAGGATTTTTATATCAATAGTTTATCGATGCAGGATATTTGTGAGAAGTTTGGTTATACCAATACAGATAACGCCAAAACACAGAAGTATAAATGTTTACAAAGGTTAAAAAAGTTATTTTTTCAATCATAA
- a CDS encoding serine protease, with the protein MRNEIELEAIIEDYLNGKLTADEHKAFEQLRNNDPIVDHKVVAHKVFLESMKQYADVLLLKQQLDAAHDKIDVAAISAKVAPHPSKIVRIFRNNKSAIAVAASFLILAMIMLYSIQSQKDVGLQQVKRDVNDIKNAQDILIRNINKTKPTTTNTQPAKFGGTGFAISSNGYILTSFHVINGKGSIYVQNNKGETFKVERVYTDMVNDIAILKIRDDAFKNLGAMPYSIKRGSAGIGDAVYTLGYPKDDVVLGDGYVSSRTGLNGDTVAYQVAIPVNPGNSGGPLLDNSGNVVGVINGKETKTDGAAFAVKSKYIMEALNAIPQDSLSRRVAYGKRSSLQGLKRNQQVQKIQDYVFMIKVY; encoded by the coding sequence ATGAGGAACGAGATAGAATTAGAAGCGATTATTGAAGATTACTTAAATGGTAAGCTAACAGCTGATGAGCATAAAGCTTTTGAGCAATTGAGAAATAATGACCCAATTGTTGACCATAAAGTTGTTGCACACAAGGTTTTTTTAGAATCGATGAAACAGTATGCTGATGTTTTATTATTGAAACAGCAATTAGATGCTGCCCATGATAAAATTGATGTTGCTGCTATTAGTGCTAAAGTGGCGCCACATCCATCTAAAATTGTAAGAATATTTAGAAACAACAAATCTGCAATTGCAGTTGCCGCTTCATTTTTAATATTGGCGATGATTATGTTGTATTCTATACAAAGCCAAAAAGATGTTGGTTTGCAACAGGTGAAAAGAGATGTTAATGATATTAAAAACGCTCAAGATATTTTAATTAGAAATATTAATAAAACCAAGCCAACAACAACTAATACTCAACCAGCTAAATTCGGTGGTACTGGTTTCGCCATTTCAAGTAATGGTTATATTTTAACTAGTTTCCATGTTATAAATGGCAAAGGGTCTATATATGTTCAAAATAATAAAGGTGAAACTTTTAAAGTTGAACGTGTTTATACTGATATGGTTAATGATATTGCCATTTTAAAAATTAGAGATGATGCATTTAAAAACTTAGGAGCTATGCCTTATAGTATCAAAAGAGGTTCGGCTGGTATTGGTGATGCTGTTTATACCTTAGGATATCCGAAAGATGATGTGGTTTTAGGTGATGGTTATGTGAGTTCTAGAACTGGTTTAAATGGCGATACTGTTGCTTATCAAGTTGCAATTCCTGTTAATCCAGGTAATAGTGGTGGTCCATTACTAGATAATAGCGGAAACGTTGTAGGCGTAATTAATGGAAAAGAAACAAAGACTGATGGAGCAGCATTTGCTGTAAAATCTAAATATATAATGGAAGCTTTAAATGCAATTCCACAAGATTCTTTAAGTAGAAGAGTGGCTTATGGCAAAAGAAGTTCATTACAAGGCTTAAAGCGTAATCAGCAAGTGCAAAAAATACAAGATTATGTTTTTATGATTAAAGTGTATTAA